One genomic window of Gracilinema caldarium DSM 7334 includes the following:
- a CDS encoding substrate-binding domain-containing protein — translation MKRRSVISALCASVLLILAPALIFASGKQEGSSAGTKLIKVGIVNLPPEESGYRQANVEDMNTVFSKANGYDAKQTNTGDNSEQIAAAQGYIRDGVDYLLISAANASGWDNVLKAAKTAGVKVFLFDRLIQTDSSNYIAALVSDMAYEGDLAMNWLLSQNLGTYNIVLIRGQLGSAAELGRSAAVLKARDAGKVKIVADGTGGDSWSLEEARKVVEAAITAGKDFNVIYAQNDGMAQGAVQALDAAGISHGKNGKVKIIGFDFNRFALRNVQAGYWDLDVQCNPRQAAQISSWIKDLEAGKEIPRGIVYQKELAVDTKTITDEIIQKYGINADPGKGVITK, via the coding sequence ATGAAACGAAGATCTGTCATCAGCGCTCTTTGTGCGTCGGTCCTGCTCATTCTGGCTCCCGCATTGATCTTTGCAAGCGGAAAGCAGGAAGGTTCTTCAGCAGGGACAAAACTGATCAAGGTTGGCATAGTCAATCTTCCGCCAGAAGAATCAGGATACCGGCAGGCTAACGTGGAAGACATGAATACAGTCTTTTCCAAGGCAAATGGCTACGATGCCAAACAGACCAATACGGGTGATAACAGCGAACAGATTGCAGCAGCACAGGGATACATTCGGGACGGTGTTGATTATCTGTTGATCTCTGCGGCAAATGCATCGGGCTGGGACAATGTTTTAAAGGCTGCCAAAACTGCAGGTGTAAAGGTATTCCTCTTTGACCGGCTTATCCAGACTGATTCCTCGAATTATATTGCTGCTCTCGTATCCGATATGGCCTACGAAGGGGATCTTGCTATGAATTGGCTCTTAAGTCAGAACCTGGGTACCTACAATATCGTACTAATCCGTGGTCAGTTAGGTTCCGCTGCTGAGTTAGGCCGCAGTGCTGCAGTCTTAAAGGCTCGTGATGCAGGAAAGGTAAAAATCGTAGCCGATGGTACAGGTGGAGATAGCTGGAGCCTCGAAGAAGCCCGAAAAGTTGTTGAAGCTGCTATTACTGCTGGAAAAGATTTTAACGTTATCTATGCCCAGAACGATGGTATGGCTCAAGGTGCTGTACAGGCTCTGGATGCAGCAGGTATCTCCCATGGCAAGAATGGTAAGGTTAAAATTATTGGTTTTGATTTTAACCGTTTTGCCCTTCGGAATGTTCAGGCTGGCTATTGGGATCTTGATGTACAGTGCAATCCCCGCCAGGCTGCACAAATTTCCAGCTGGATTAAGGATTTAGAAGCGGGGAAGGAAATCCCCAGGGGAATCGTATATCAGAAAGAACTGGCCGTTGATACCAAGACCAT
- a CDS encoding ABC transporter substrate-binding protein — MNRFIRGMHAILFTMLLFSCNQSRHVGTESKPIVLGYSQLGDESTWRTQNSRSIMDAAKRSGIKIMFDDAMQKTENQIKAIRSFIAYKVDVIAFSPLVETGWDTVLEEAKTAGIPVIIVDRMINTTDDSLYTCSIGSDFDLEGRRAGEFLIKKFHDRQSPVRIVEIGGTANSTPAIGRYEGFRSIISSDPKFQVIFSEDGDFMRSKGKEIMQKIYQLYDPKTIDVLYSHNDDMTFGAIEVMEDYGIRPGKDIVIISVDATQRIIDYLKAGKVNCVIECNPNSGPLVMLVAHKIVAGEKVEKHMFIEEKVFDEYTDFSTIADRGY, encoded by the coding sequence ATGAATAGGTTTATTCGTGGCATGCATGCCATCCTTTTTACAATGCTCCTCTTCAGTTGTAACCAAAGCCGTCATGTTGGAACTGAATCAAAACCTATTGTTCTGGGCTATTCCCAACTAGGGGATGAAAGCACCTGGCGAACCCAGAATAGCCGATCCATCATGGATGCCGCAAAACGGTCTGGCATTAAAATTATGTTCGATGACGCGATGCAAAAGACAGAAAATCAGATAAAGGCAATCCGATCCTTCATTGCTTATAAGGTTGATGTTATCGCCTTTTCGCCCCTTGTAGAAACTGGATGGGACACCGTACTGGAAGAAGCTAAAACAGCGGGGATTCCGGTCATAATTGTCGACAGGATGATTAATACCACCGATGACAGTCTCTATACCTGTTCCATCGGCTCAGATTTTGATTTAGAGGGACGCCGTGCAGGGGAATTTCTTATCAAGAAATTCCACGACAGGCAGAGTCCAGTTAGAATTGTCGAAATAGGGGGGACGGCAAATTCTACACCCGCCATCGGCCGTTATGAAGGTTTTCGGAGCATTATCTCATCGGATCCCAAATTCCAGGTAATCTTCAGCGAAGATGGAGACTTCATGCGAAGCAAAGGTAAGGAAATTATGCAAAAGATTTACCAATTATATGATCCTAAAACGATTGATGTACTGTATTCCCATAATGATGATATGACCTTTGGCGCAATCGAAGTGATGGAAGATTATGGTATACGACCAGGAAAAGATATTGTCATAATATCAGTGGATGCGACACAACGTATTATAGACTATCTTAAGGCGGGTAAAGTTAATTGTGTTATTGAATGCAATCCCAACTCAGGGCCTCTGGTCATGCTCGTTGCTCATAAAATTGTTGCCGGTGAAAAAGTGGAAAAACATATGTTCATAGAAGAGAAAGTCTTTGATGAGTATACAGACTTTTCGACCATTGCAGACCGAGGATATTGA
- a CDS encoding sensor histidine kinase, with the protein MSIQTFRPLQTEDIENTLMNAGEHSKKHHILRRLHTNSIRKTLRVTNIVIIIATLVPFLISNLYYNIILNQYQNIIKNVYSANNLSSHLQDEMYTTIWNVVSGKTKFEDNSQYQLMNNIRDRLNELEKNATSEDNSYLIRVARNTLDTIEGYINKIGENIIAGQPVRENERLLEEIRSVSELLYDVIQKFIAAEMEIAHIQNTKIQRSLELMTVFQMILFTSILAFLIINYKKLNRSINIPIYRLKTMASQIAKGDLSIRVEKPEISELDDLTDSLNTMAEKLGMLIAQNIQKQQNLQKAEMKALQAQITPHFMYNTLDTILALAEAGQNKDVVTTTLALSNFFRLSLNKGRDWVSVGEEISHVESYLSIQKMRYGPILDYEIDIDKTMLKEPMLKILLQPLIENAIYHGIKKTRRPGLIIVHGSLQTDHLMFVIEDNGLGMEESTLEHLRQNLSHYDVSNPESGFGLYNVYKRIQLYYGTNEGLSIESQYNKGTRVTLRLPIITDSNNMQTPL; encoded by the coding sequence ATGAGTATACAGACTTTTCGACCATTGCAGACCGAGGATATTGAGAACACCCTTATGAATGCAGGAGAACATTCCAAAAAGCATCATATACTACGACGATTGCATACAAACAGCATTCGCAAAACCCTACGGGTAACCAATATTGTTATTATCATTGCAACGCTTGTACCATTCCTTATCAGTAATCTCTATTATAATATTATTTTAAATCAATATCAAAACATTATTAAGAATGTTTACAGCGCCAACAATCTGTCCAGCCATCTGCAGGATGAAATGTATACAACCATCTGGAATGTGGTATCAGGAAAAACCAAATTCGAGGATAATTCACAGTATCAATTGATGAATAACATCAGAGACCGCCTCAATGAATTGGAAAAAAACGCTACCAGTGAAGATAACAGTTACCTGATCCGGGTAGCCCGGAATACACTCGACACAATAGAGGGATACATCAATAAGATAGGTGAAAACATCATAGCGGGACAACCGGTACGGGAAAATGAGCGGCTCCTTGAAGAAATACGATCGGTCAGCGAACTCCTGTATGATGTGATTCAGAAATTCATTGCCGCAGAAATGGAAATTGCCCATATCCAAAATACCAAAATACAAAGGTCACTGGAACTTATGACGGTATTTCAGATGATACTGTTCACCTCAATTCTTGCTTTTCTTATTATAAATTATAAAAAGCTAAATCGAAGTATTAATATCCCCATTTACCGGTTAAAAACTATGGCATCTCAGATTGCCAAGGGAGATCTGTCTATCCGGGTTGAGAAACCGGAAATCAGTGAACTGGATGATCTTACGGATAGTCTTAATACTATGGCGGAGAAATTGGGTATGCTCATTGCCCAGAATATACAAAAACAGCAGAATTTACAAAAGGCAGAAATGAAAGCGCTGCAAGCACAAATCACCCCTCATTTTATGTACAACACCCTCGATACAATCCTTGCGCTGGCAGAGGCGGGGCAAAACAAAGATGTCGTTACAACCACATTGGCCTTATCCAATTTTTTTAGGCTCTCATTAAACAAAGGCCGGGATTGGGTCTCTGTAGGAGAAGAAATATCCCACGTAGAAAGTTATCTTTCCATACAAAAAATGCGCTATGGGCCTATCCTTGATTATGAAATTGATATAGACAAGACCATGCTTAAAGAACCGATGCTTAAAATTCTACTCCAGCCGCTCATCGAAAATGCAATTTATCATGGAATAAAAAAGACCCGCCGCCCAGGTTTAATCATAGTACATGGGAGTCTGCAGACAGATCATCTAATGTTTGTTATTGAAGATAATGGGTTGGGTATGGAAGAAAGCACATTAGAACATTTACGGCAAAATTTGTCACACTATGATGTTTCAAATCCTGAAAGTGGATTCGGTTTATATAATGTATATAAACGGATTCAATTGTATTACGGAACCAATGAAGGACTTTCCATAGAAAGTCAGTACAATAAGGGCACCAGAGTAACCCTCCGGCTTCCCATCATTACTGATTCAAATAACATGCAAACGCCATTATAG
- a CDS encoding response regulator translates to MHTLFLVEDEPLIRENIRNAIVNSNEPYVCIGEASDGELALSIIQDLKPDILLTDIKMPFMDGITLARHAKAIIPWIRIIIISGHDEFELAQQAIRIGVDNYLLKPVTEQDLFEALHKTSDLIIQHKKQSTSYLKDISDEEMLRTALMSAFLEQICSGEISVDETILRSKELGIDIISKQYAVMIMLAEGKGGYPSRQILASKIKFLLTQNQDVLYFMSGIDTTVFIIKGSTEQEIVEKAYNTAQTIKHEIEDDGSLMTTISISSVINRISGIRDAYHEACLLLKTFGQTNRGKIFCTGDIEKLDSTKTSVIKDLFNLNLENRIKFAVPEDIPVIIEDFTKNLDANELHNFLYRYYILMDLINIAIHIIQTFNPDMDPNKIASYFANLEQVFKSAISLDEFKELATQICLKTIELRNVGNSSHHVKLVRRACEYIQKHYNSPDISLNTVAAHVGLSPAHFSTIFSQEMAKTFIEYLTDIRIEKTKELLATTDEKIINIAFNVGYNEPNYLSYLFKKREGLTLKEYRLQKRPLAAKFQSPEL, encoded by the coding sequence ATGCATACCCTATTCCTCGTTGAGGATGAGCCATTAATTCGTGAAAATATCCGCAATGCTATAGTAAACAGCAATGAACCTTATGTATGCATTGGTGAAGCAAGCGACGGAGAACTCGCCCTCTCGATTATTCAGGATTTAAAGCCCGATATATTGCTTACGGATATCAAAATGCCATTTATGGACGGCATTACCCTTGCACGTCATGCAAAAGCAATCATACCCTGGATCAGAATTATTATTATCAGCGGCCATGATGAATTTGAGCTTGCCCAGCAAGCAATTCGTATTGGAGTAGATAACTATCTATTAAAACCTGTAACTGAGCAGGATCTTTTTGAGGCTCTTCATAAAACCAGCGACTTAATTATACAACACAAAAAACAAAGCACCTCATACCTCAAAGACATCTCTGATGAAGAAATGCTAAGAACAGCATTGATGAGTGCCTTTCTGGAACAGATATGTAGCGGCGAAATTTCGGTAGATGAAACTATCCTTCGTTCTAAAGAATTAGGGATAGATATAATCAGCAAACAATATGCGGTAATGATCATGCTTGCAGAAGGAAAAGGAGGATACCCAAGCCGCCAGATACTAGCATCTAAAATTAAATTTCTTCTTACACAAAACCAGGACGTACTGTATTTCATGAGTGGGATAGATACAACCGTATTCATTATTAAAGGTTCTACAGAACAAGAAATTGTAGAAAAAGCCTACAATACAGCCCAGACCATTAAACATGAAATTGAAGATGATGGTTCGCTAATGACGACCATTAGTATTAGCAGTGTTATCAATCGAATCAGCGGTATCCGAGATGCTTACCACGAAGCCTGTCTGCTCTTAAAGACCTTTGGACAAACCAATAGGGGGAAAATATTCTGTACAGGAGATATCGAAAAGCTTGATAGTACTAAGACATCGGTAATTAAAGATCTCTTTAATCTTAACCTTGAAAATAGAATCAAGTTTGCTGTTCCAGAGGATATTCCCGTCATAATCGAAGACTTTACGAAAAACCTCGATGCCAATGAATTACATAACTTTCTATATCGTTATTATATTCTAATGGACCTGATTAATATCGCCATACACATTATTCAAACCTTTAATCCAGATATGGATCCTAATAAAATTGCCAGCTATTTTGCCAATCTTGAGCAGGTATTCAAATCTGCCATCTCATTGGATGAATTTAAAGAACTCGCTACACAAATTTGTTTAAAAACAATAGAACTTCGAAATGTCGGTAACAGCAGTCACCATGTAAAACTGGTACGACGGGCCTGCGAATATATCCAGAAACATTACAACAGTCCTGACATTTCTTTGAATACCGTTGCCGCCCATGTCGGCTTGAGTCCAGCCCATTTCAGCACCATTTTTTCCCAGGAAATGGCAAAAACCTTTATTGAATACTTGACTGATATCCGTATAGAGAAAACTAAAGAATTACTTGCCACTACTGATGAGAAAATTATAAATATTGCGTTCAATGTTGGATACAATGAACCAAATTACCTGAGCTATCTATTTAAGAAGCGGGAAGGCTTAACCCTGAAGGAATACCGGCTGCAAAAAAGACCTCTGGCAGCAAAGTTTCAATCTCCTGAATTGTAA
- a CDS encoding AMP-binding protein translates to MNTLLDRYLSKTEFSSYEDFVANFALQIPENFNFAYDVMDELARRTPDAPALVWCDERGAEASFTYSQLKELTDRTANVLRHEGIRKGEPVMLILKRRYEFWPTLLALHKLGAVAIPATHLLTTKDIVYRCKAADIVGIICVDDDAVMTHVDEAAVSSPTLRYRAYVRSVHADASINPAQNRPVEFQGRRLEWQDFNLAVANASPHFTRPTGNESTSNGDIMLLYFTSGTTGMPKMVRHDFTYPLGHIVTAKYWQQVKKGGLHLTVADTGWAKAAWGKIYGQWICECAVFVYDYDRFDPSAMLEVVSRHRVTSFCAPPTVYRFFIKEDLSKYDFSALEHCSVAGEPLNPEVYDQFLASTGLKLMEGYGQTELTLVAGTFPWMQPKPGSMGKAAPGYDLDLVREDGTSCEVGEEGQIVIRTGRRRPAGMFAGYYRDPELTAKVWHDDVYYTGDMAWKDEDGYLWFVGRADDVIKSSGYRIGPFEVESALLEHPAVLECAVTGVPDPDRGMAVKATIVLAAGWTASEALKRELQEHVKKTTAPYKYPRVIEFVKELPKTISGKIRRVQIREQDR, encoded by the coding sequence ATGAATACTTTGCTTGATCGATATCTTTCTAAAACCGAATTTTCCTCCTACGAAGATTTTGTGGCCAATTTTGCCCTGCAGATTCCTGAAAACTTTAATTTCGCCTACGATGTGATGGATGAATTAGCCCGCCGTACCCCGGATGCTCCTGCTCTCGTATGGTGCGATGAACGGGGTGCAGAGGCTTCATTCACCTACAGCCAGCTTAAAGAACTCACTGACCGGACCGCTAACGTACTTCGGCATGAGGGAATCCGCAAGGGGGAGCCGGTTATGCTCATTCTTAAACGGCGTTATGAATTCTGGCCGACCCTGCTTGCATTGCATAAGCTCGGAGCCGTTGCGATTCCGGCTACCCATCTATTAACCACGAAGGATATTGTCTACCGCTGCAAGGCCGCCGATATCGTCGGTATCATCTGTGTCGATGATGATGCAGTTATGACCCATGTTGATGAAGCGGCGGTCTCATCGCCGACCCTTCGCTACCGTGCCTATGTCCGTTCTGTCCATGCCGATGCTTCCATCAACCCAGCCCAGAATCGGCCTGTGGAATTCCAGGGCCGACGCCTGGAATGGCAGGATTTTAATCTTGCTGTAGCAAACGCTTCGCCCCACTTTACGCGGCCCACCGGAAATGAAAGCACCAGCAATGGGGACATCATGCTCCTCTACTTTACGTCGGGAACCACCGGTATGCCCAAGATGGTACGCCACGATTTTACCTATCCCCTGGGCCACATTGTCACGGCGAAATACTGGCAGCAGGTCAAGAAGGGCGGTCTGCACCTAACCGTGGCAGACACCGGTTGGGCCAAAGCCGCCTGGGGTAAAATTTACGGCCAATGGATCTGCGAATGCGCCGTCTTCGTGTACGATTACGACCGCTTTGATCCCTCGGCCATGCTCGAAGTCGTTAGCCGCCATCGGGTAACCAGTTTTTGCGCTCCCCCGACGGTCTATCGCTTTTTTATCAAAGAGGACCTCAGTAAATACGATTTTTCCGCCCTGGAACACTGTTCTGTTGCCGGCGAACCCCTGAATCCTGAGGTGTACGATCAATTCTTAGCATCCACAGGGCTTAAGTTGATGGAGGGCTACGGCCAGACTGAACTGACCCTGGTTGCAGGAACCTTCCCCTGGATGCAGCCAAAACCAGGTTCCATGGGTAAGGCCGCCCCTGGATACGACCTCGACCTGGTGAGAGAAGATGGTACATCCTGCGAAGTAGGTGAAGAGGGCCAAATTGTCATCCGTACCGGCCGGCGCCGCCCCGCAGGAATGTTTGCCGGATACTACCGGGATCCGGAACTCACCGCCAAGGTTTGGCACGACGATGTGTATTATACCGGCGATATGGCCTGGAAAGACGAAGACGGCTATCTCTGGTTTGTAGGCCGGGCCGACGATGTTATCAAGAGTTCAGGGTACCGTATCGGGCCCTTCGAGGTAGAAAGTGCCCTCCTGGAACATCCGGCGGTGCTTGAGTGTGCGGTTACCGGTGTGCCTGATCCGGACCGGGGTATGGCAGTTAAGGCTACCATTGTCCTTGCGGCAGGCTGGACAGCCAGCGAAGCATTAAAGCGGGAATTGCAGGAGCATGTCAAAAAGACCACTGCTCCCTATAAATACCCCAGAGTTATCGAATTCGTAAAGGAACTGCCAAAGACTATCAGTGGTAAAATCCGCCGGGTTCAGATTCGGGAGCAGGATCGGTAA
- a CDS encoding helix-turn-helix domain-containing protein: protein MNEKIQEIAQRVRALRDINGLSAESVAKKLAVDVKTYQAWESGTADIPVGSLYELASLFSVDLTELITGQAPRLHTYCVTRHEKGPEVERRSPYKYWSLAYNFQHRKAEPFLVQIEAESEQKPLELNSHPGQEFDYVLEGRMLVSIGGHEVELGQGDSVYFDASEPHGMKALGGKRVRFLAVII from the coding sequence ATGAACGAAAAGATACAGGAAATTGCCCAGCGGGTCCGGGCATTACGGGACATTAATGGCTTATCCGCAGAATCTGTGGCTAAAAAGCTTGCTGTCGATGTGAAAACCTACCAGGCCTGGGAATCCGGCACTGCAGATATCCCTGTAGGTTCCCTTTATGAACTTGCAAGCCTTTTTTCAGTAGACTTAACCGAACTCATCACCGGTCAGGCCCCGCGGCTCCACACCTACTGTGTAACCCGCCATGAAAAGGGGCCCGAGGTCGAGCGCCGTAGTCCCTATAAATACTGGAGCCTGGCTTACAACTTTCAGCATCGTAAAGCTGAACCCTTTCTCGTGCAAATAGAAGCGGAATCGGAACAGAAACCGCTGGAATTAAACAGCCACCCCGGTCAGGAATTCGACTATGTCCTGGAAGGCCGGATGCTTGTTTCCATTGGCGGTCATGAAGTGGAATTGGGCCAGGGTGACTCGGTGTATTTCGATGCCTCCGAACCTCACGGTATGAAAGCCCTTGGCGGGAAACGGGTCAGATTTTTAGCTGTTATCATATAA
- a CDS encoding DUF6062 family protein has translation MAIDKHINFFELEKACEQEGCPLCRIVNERTWRYLDNMLFEHISDRPFRAAHRAAGGFCREHSKNLSNFRDGLAVAILGRDILEDRIEAFLKNKPWKPKAVCPICVEQERIEKEYLSFLAESTGKSPEEAELQRKFTLSEGLCAPHYEQLLRLRKKLPTWLRDFQEQKFKTLLERVNRFIDLSAYGKQDQFAALPEADKIVWKELARTLRGTIE, from the coding sequence GTGGCAATCGATAAACACATCAACTTTTTTGAACTGGAAAAGGCCTGTGAACAGGAAGGATGCCCCCTCTGTCGTATCGTAAACGAACGGACCTGGCGGTATCTGGACAACATGCTCTTTGAACACATTTCTGACCGGCCCTTCCGGGCAGCCCACCGGGCTGCCGGAGGTTTCTGCCGGGAACACTCTAAAAACTTAAGCAATTTCCGGGATGGCCTTGCGGTGGCCATTCTCGGTCGGGATATCCTCGAAGACCGGATCGAAGCATTTCTGAAAAATAAGCCCTGGAAACCCAAGGCCGTGTGCCCCATCTGTGTGGAACAGGAACGGATTGAAAAGGAATATCTTTCCTTTTTAGCCGAATCAACTGGAAAAAGCCCGGAAGAAGCTGAACTACAGCGGAAGTTTACCCTATCAGAAGGCCTCTGTGCGCCCCACTATGAACAGCTCCTACGGCTAAGAAAAAAATTACCCACCTGGCTTCGGGATTTTCAGGAGCAGAAATTTAAAACCCTGCTGGAACGGGTGAACCGGTTCATCGATCTCTCTGCCTATGGGAAACAGGACCAGTTCGCAGCCCTGCCTGAAGCAGATAAAATTGTCTGGAAGGAACTAGCCCGAACCCTTCGGGGTACAATTGAGTGA
- the rpiA gene encoding ribose-5-phosphate isomerase RpiA: protein MDQKAIKQLVARAAVDRLVRSGMKLGLGTGSTAIPAVYYIGELMQKGVLQNILAVPTSFQTVIACEQWGIPLYTLNSKEIGGELDLTIDGADEVDPQNRCTKGGGGALLVEKIVAYASKSYAIVVDETKVVEHLGLKFSIPVEVIPEARVPVERALEALGAEVQLREAVRKAGPVITEHANLLLDIRFPAPMDPEELESRINQIPGVVENGLFTRKHPRLFIGHANGSVEQRE, encoded by the coding sequence ATGGATCAGAAAGCAATAAAACAACTGGTAGCCCGCGCTGCGGTGGACCGTCTTGTCCGAAGTGGGATGAAACTGGGTCTTGGCACAGGATCCACTGCAATCCCAGCGGTGTATTATATCGGGGAACTTATGCAAAAAGGAGTCTTACAAAACATTCTGGCGGTTCCGACGAGCTTTCAGACCGTCATTGCCTGCGAACAGTGGGGTATACCACTCTATACCCTGAACTCAAAAGAAATTGGTGGAGAGCTTGATCTTACCATAGATGGTGCCGATGAAGTAGACCCTCAAAATAGGTGTACTAAGGGCGGCGGCGGCGCTCTTCTGGTCGAAAAAATTGTCGCCTATGCATCTAAATCCTATGCGATCGTGGTTGATGAAACCAAGGTGGTGGAACACCTGGGGCTTAAGTTTTCCATACCGGTAGAGGTCATTCCGGAAGCCCGCGTGCCGGTAGAGCGGGCCCTGGAAGCCCTTGGTGCGGAGGTTCAGCTCCGCGAAGCGGTCAGGAAGGCAGGGCCGGTCATCACCGAACACGCAAACCTCCTGCTCGATATACGCTTCCCCGCGCCGATGGACCCTGAAGAACTGGAGAGCCGGATAAACCAGATCCCCGGGGTGGTCGAAAACGGCCTTTTTACCCGGAAACATCCCCGCCTTTTTATAGGTCATGCCAATGGGTCTGTGGAACAGCGGGAATAA
- a CDS encoding SpoIIE family protein phosphatase yields the protein MNTCNDEFLLESISYFDVLEQMQDGIFIVDRDFTIRYWNPAAEQILGYPAREVCGWACSTLGPLCKRDASGNPLCGEGICPLALSVKGGYTGRYPSYVFMRTADGREVPLSLSVSTLKNKEGQVVGGIGMFRDMSEEYGQLKLVSEIQKTMVTTEPFAVGHLRISTLFHPLEVTGGDYVEAFRTDTGLLVASSADATGHGVSAALFAMIYKTLFHGSLKSTYSPAKMLELINRDFIQTSTVEGYYLTASIIVMDPKKRTGYFASAGHPMALIFRRRHGVLVPEPIRERSFMIGMVENCKYQEIPFSLDPGDILFLASDGVYEAEDANGIPFEIEGVTAFFADWITEEERNLEDLYQVLKSRNPLGQLADDVSALMIESDNIEGL from the coding sequence GTGAATACATGCAACGATGAATTTTTACTAGAGTCCATTAGCTATTTTGATGTTCTGGAACAAATGCAGGATGGGATTTTTATCGTAGATAGGGATTTTACCATCCGCTACTGGAACCCCGCCGCAGAGCAGATCCTGGGCTATCCGGCCCGGGAAGTCTGCGGCTGGGCCTGTTCTACCCTGGGGCCTCTGTGCAAACGGGATGCCTCGGGAAACCCCCTCTGCGGGGAGGGCATCTGCCCCCTGGCATTATCAGTAAAGGGGGGCTATACCGGCCGCTACCCCAGTTATGTGTTTATGAGAACCGCCGATGGGCGGGAAGTTCCCCTATCGCTTTCTGTAAGCACCTTAAAAAACAAAGAGGGCCAGGTGGTGGGCGGCATCGGCATGTTCCGGGATATGAGCGAAGAATACGGCCAGCTGAAACTGGTGAGCGAAATACAAAAAACCATGGTTACCACCGAACCCTTCGCTGTGGGGCACCTACGGATCAGCACCCTCTTTCATCCCCTGGAAGTCACCGGCGGAGACTATGTGGAAGCCTTTAGAACAGACACAGGACTTTTGGTAGCTTCCAGCGCCGATGCGACCGGCCACGGGGTATCGGCGGCCCTTTTTGCAATGATTTATAAGACCCTGTTTCATGGAAGCCTTAAGAGCACCTATTCACCTGCAAAAATGCTGGAACTCATCAACCGGGACTTTATTCAAACTTCTACGGTGGAAGGGTATTACCTGACCGCATCGATCATTGTGATGGATCCGAAAAAGCGGACCGGTTATTTTGCCAGTGCGGGGCACCCCATGGCGCTGATATTCAGGAGACGCCACGGGGTGCTGGTTCCAGAGCCGATTCGGGAGCGGTCCTTCATGATTGGCATGGTAGAAAATTGCAAATATCAGGAAATTCCCTTTAGCCTGGACCCGGGGGACATACTCTTCCTTGCTTCCGACGGAGTATATGAGGCAGAGGATGCGAATGGCATCCCCTTTGAAATTGAGGGGGTTACGGCCTTTTTCGCCGATTGGATCACCGAAGAGGAGCGCAACCTGGAGGACCTGTACCAGGTGCTGAAATCCCGAAATCCTTTAGGTCAGCTTGCGGACGATGTCAGTGCCCTCATGATTGAATCCGACAATATCGAAGGGCTTTAG